AAAGCTGTTTTTGGAGCCTCAGCTTTTGGTGCTTCAGTAACTTCTTGTTTTGGTTGTTCTGGAGCTGCTGCTGGAGCAGGTGTACTTACTGCAGCGCCGTTTGCATCTAAAATTGCAATGATGTCGCCAACTTCAACTGTATCTCCAGGCTCTCCTAGTAGTTGTGATACAATACCTGAATCTTCTGCAATGATTTCAACATTGACTTTATCCGTTTCAAGCTCAACAACGCTGCCACCTTTCTCAACTTTGTCGCCTACATTGATAAGCCATTGTGAGATAGTTCCTTCTGAAATAGATTCTGCAAGCTCAGGTACTTTAATTTCGATCATTTTAAATGTCCTCCCCTTATTTGCCTAACGGTGTGTGTTTTGTCTTCTTTTTTCTTCGGTAATCTCAAAGTTTCCAGCTTGATTGGGCAGAAATTCTTTACGTTCTCGGGTGTAAGGAACTCTGCCCGCATGAGCTAGAGCAAATCACTTTCGTTTTTAGTTGCTATAAACTTCTATTTCTTGTTTATCTTGACGAAAGTTATACTTTGTATCTAATGCGTGTGCAACGATAAGTTCTTGTTCTGCTCGGTGTGCATGTGGATCGCCACCTGAAGGACTTGAACGGTCTGGGCGTCCAATGTAGCCTGTTTTTAATTTATCGCCAGCAAGTTCAAACAGAATTGGAGCCATGTAATGCCATGCACCCATGTTTCTTGGTTCTTCTTGTACCCAAATAATTTCTTCTAAGTTTTTAAAGCGTTTCATAATAGATTGAACTTTTTCAGCAGGGAATGGGTACAATTGCTCAATACGAACAATATGAACTTCATCTAAATTGTACTCATGTTTCCCGGATTCAATCTCTGCCGCTAAATCAATTGCCATTTTACCAGTTGTTAAGACAAGACGTTTTACTTTGTTTGGTTTTATGCCAAGGTTTTCTTGCTCTAACGCAGGTTGGAAACGTCCTTCACTTAACTGGCTACCTGATGAAGCTGTAAGTGGGTGACGCAATAAGCTTTTTGGTGTCATGATTACTAATGGACGAACAGCCTCCGTACCAAGGATTGATGCTTGACGGCGCAAGATATGGAAGTATTGTGCCGCGCTTGTTAAGTTTGCAACAGTCCAGTTATTTTCTGCAGCTAGTTGTAAGAAACGCTCTGGACGTGCACTAGAGTGCTCTGGTCCTTGACCTTCATAACCATGAGGTAAAAGAAGAACTAGACCTGATTTTTGTCCCCATTTTGCTCTTCCTGATGAAACATATTGATCAAATAATGCTTGCGCAGTATTTGAGAAATCACCGTATTGCGCTTCCCACATAACTAAAGTTTCTGGAGCGAATACATTATAACCGTATTCATAGCCGACAACAGCAGCTTCTGATAACGGACTGTTATGAACAGAGAACGATGCGCGTATATTCGGCAGGCGATGTAATGGTGAATATGTTTCGTTTGTTTCTGTATCATGCAGTACGATATGACGGTGTGCGAACGTACCACGCTGTGAATCTTGACCAGTTAAACGAATTGGCGTACCTTCTTGTAAAATAGAAGCGAATGCTAAAGATTCAGCAAGTGCCCATTCAATTTTACCGTTCTCTTCAAGAGCATCTTTACGGCGCTCAAGAATCTTCTTCACTTTCGGATATACGTTAAAGCCTTCTGGCCAAGTTAAAAGCCCTTCGTTAATTGCGCGAAGTGTTTCAAGTGGAAGACCAGTATCAATCGGCTGAATTCCTTTCGCAACAACGTCTGGAACTTTAACGTGAATTGCTGCGTCACTTGTATCTGCTGGTGGTACTTGTGCATATTCAGCTTTTAACTCTTCTTGTATAAACTGAGTAATTGTTTCAACCTCATCTGCATTTAGAACGCCTGCAGCTTCTAATTGGCTTGCATATAAAGCTCTTACAGTTGGATGATTTTTAATTTTTTTATAAACTTGTGGTTGCGTAACTGCTGGATCATCCATTTCGTTATGACCGTAACGACGGTAACCGATTAAATCGATTAAGAAGTCTTTTTTGAACAGCATACGATATTGAATTGCAAGGTTAGCAGCAGCAAGACAAGCTTCAGGATCATCAGCATTCACGTGAACGATTGGAATATCGAATCCTTTCGCAAGATCACTTGAATATTTCGTAGAACGAGAATCATAGCTATCAGTCGTAAAGCCGATTGCGTTATTCGCGATAACATGAATTGTTCCACCAGTTTGGTATGCATTCAATCTGCTTAAGTTCAATGTTTCAGATACAATACCTTGCCCAGGGAATGCAGCATCACCATGAACTAAAATTACGAATGATTTTGAAACGTCTTGTTCAGGATAACCAGCTTGTTTACGATCTTCTTGAGCAGCACGTGCATAACCTTCAACAACTGGGTTAACAAACTCAAGGTGACTTGGGTTATTTGCTAATGTAACGCGTGTGCTAGCTTCTTCAGATCCGACAACTTGTTCTCTACCTAAATGGTATTTCACATCGCCAGTCCAGCCGACACTACTATTTATTACATCTTGTGATTTATCAGATTCAATAGTTGCATGTTTGAATTCTGCGAACATGTGACTATATGGTTTTTCTAATACATGAGCGAGTACGCTTAGACGACCGCGGTGAGCCATACCAATCATGACATCGTTTACGCCGCCTTTAGCACCTTCTAAAATAATTTCATCTAGTACAGGTACAAGCATATCAACGCCTTCGATGGAGAAACGTTTTTGGCCAACGAATGTTTTATGCAAAAATTGCTCGAAACCTTCAACAGCTGTTAAGCGTTTTAAGAGAGCAGTTCGTTTTTTATTTGTTAATGGTTGACGCAGGGAATTTGATTCCACCATTTGATGCAACCACGCGCGTTCTTCACTATCTTGTATATGCGAGAATTCATAGGCTAAAGATTTTGTGTAAACATCTTTTAATCTATTAATTACATCAAAAGCTGTGTGAACATCATTTGGTGCATCTGCCCATACTGTTTTAGCTGGAATCGCTTTCAAATCTACATCGCTCAATTCATTCATTGCTTTCTCGATGAGAGATTGTCCATCAGCAGGCTCTTCCATTGGATTAATATGAGCCGATGTATGACCGAATGAACGGATATGCTCAACAAGTTGAACGACTTTAAGAATTTTTTCAATGTTTCCTGTGTTTTGAGGAGAAAAATTTGTTTCCTTGTTGTCCCCTGTTACGACATCTGCTTGGAATGGAGGAGCTCCAAAAGTTTCAAAAAGCTCTTGTAATTCCGGATCAACAGAACCTTCTCCTGTCACGTAACGATCATACTGTTCAATAACATAGCCAAGGTTCGGACCATGGAATTTGGCCCAAGGGTTTGTCGTTGTATTCTTCCTCGTCATTTGTTTAAACCTCCCAATGCATGTAATCCTTCTTTCATAATGCGAAAGAATGCATTTTGCTCTTTTCATAATTGATCAACCAGTAATGAATGTAAATGTTATCTTTACTCTTATGTTATTACGATAATTTACATAATACCAAACATTATTACTTATCCGTTTTGTAAAAAAACATTCACAATTACTTATCACCCAAGTTAATCTTTCATGTTATAAAGTAATTTTAAGGAAAAAATAGGTGATTTCATCTGGTACATCCGCACTTGGAACGAAATCTTCCATATGAAAATATAAAATAAATTGTAAGAATGTTTCGTTAAAATATGGTTTGATTTATGTATATTAAAATAATAAGCGCTTTCAAGAATATTATACAACAATATAACAGGATATAGTATAAAAAATAAAAAATTATGAATTTATCGTTAACTTTATTTCAATAGTGTTAAATATTGAAAGGAAAAAAGAAAAATTTGCTTGTAAGTGATGATTATGATTTGAAAATGGTTCATAAATCGTTAGTTTTTGCAAATATAGCAGAAAATAGCTTAAAAAGGGTAGCCAGCTTCATTCGTATAGGAGAAAAAATGTAATATTTTAAAAAGATAAAGTGCAGATAACAATATTAATTTTTCTCATTACAGAGGGATAAATATAATGAAAACCATCTATACAAATAAAGTTAACTATATGTTAGAGATGGAACATATCGTGATGTTCGCTCTTTATAGGATTCCATTTTAGTTATGACAATAGTCGTGATCAAAAAGAAAAGGCGGGAGTAAGAAGGATTGGAAAAGTTATGTAAAAAATGTAAAGGATACTTGACGTAAAGGTTGCTTTACATTTATACTCTGTTCAAGGAGGAGGGGGGATTTTCCTTGGAAAACAAAATGGTAGAATACAGAAAAAAATTGGGACTGTCTCAAGAGAAGTTAGCCGAAAAACTTGGTGTTTCTAGACAGACGATTATTTCAATTGAAAAAGGAAAATATGATCCATCACTTCCTTTAGCATTCGAAATTGCGAAAGCATTTCAGACAACCATTGAGAATGTATTTATTTATGAAGGGAAAGAACGGGAATGATAGAGAAGGGGGAATATTAATGAATTATTCACAGAAGTACTTTTTGATTATTGGAATGTTTTTTTAAATTATGAGTGGATTCATGATATTGGCAGGGATTATGACACATTCTGCGCCGCCAACTCCGACTTATACATTAGCATCGATGATGATTATGTGCTTTTGTTTAAGTTATCTTCACCCACAATTTAAAGAGAAAGACGAAAGGATGAAGTTAATCCGTCAAAAAGGGATGTTTTATTCTTTCTTTGCATTATTGATATATTTCATTATTTTTTCAATTGGGTTACATTTAGAAATCATTATATTGACAGCTGGAGAATTACTTAATATGTTAGCTGCTTTAACAATTAGTACGGTTTTTATTTCGTTTGTTGTTTTATCTAAAAGATATTAAGTGGAAAATAATGAATTATAGGTCTTACATATAGGAAGGAGAAAAAATGCAATTTCTTTATGCGTTTGGTATAAGTATTATTTTAATGCTATTCATGTATTTCTTCGTTCGCAAAGATATTACGAAAGATAATACGCTGACAAAGAGAGGTTTTTATAAACTGATTGGATGTTTAGTGGCGATGTTTGTGGGGATTATTGTGTTGGTGGTATTGGTGAGTAAGAAATTATAAATAGAAAAACCCTGTTTTATAAGCTAGTAAAAGAGGTAGAAGATAGCAGGAATAAAACAGAATCAAGTCCAGTATGCAATAAGTTTGCATCTGGATTTCATTCTGTTTTATTTTTATTACATTTTTGTTACTACTCTTATTCTTATCTTAGAAACAATTATACTTATACATAGTATGACAATTTAGTCAATGGTCAAATTTAGGAAAAAGGAATGAATTTATGAAAAAACAAATTACAGCACTTTCTTTAGCTATGGTTCTGGGCTTCGGTTTCCAACCGATTGCTAGTTTAGCAGAAACATCAAATAACATAACGCAAGATTCTACTCAACAAGCTGGATGGAAATTAGAAAATGGTGAATGGTTTTATTATGAAAATGGTAGTAAANNNNNNNNNNNNNNNNNNNNNNNNNNNNNNNNNNNNNNNNNNNNNNNNNNNNNNNNNNNNNNNNNNNNNNNNNNNNNNNNNNNNNNNNNNNNNNNNNNNNGGCGGAGTGATGAAAACAGGTTGGTTGAAATACGGAGAAAATTGGTATTACTTAGATGAAGCAGCTGGCGGAGCGATGAAAACAGATTGGTTGAAATACGGAGAAAATTGGTATTACTTGGATGAAGTAGCTAGCGGGGCAATGAAGACAGGCTGGTTGAAAACAGGTGGTAGTTGGTACTACTTGGATGCGGCAGCCAGCGGAGCGATGAAAACAGGGTGGTTGAAATACGGAGAAAATTGGTATTACTTGGATGAAGCAGCTAGTGGGGCAATGAAGACAGGCTGGTTGAAATACGGAGAAAATTGGTATTACTTGGATGAAGCAGTTAGCGGGGCAATGAAGACAGGTTGGTTGAAAACAGGTGGTAGTTGGTACTACTTGGATGCGGCAGCCAGCGGAGCAATGAAAACAGGTTGGTTGAAATACGGAGTGAATTGGTATTACTTGGATGCGGTAGCTGGTGGAGCGATGAAAACAGGCTGGTTGAAAGAATGGAGTAGTTGGTATTACTTAGACGAAGCAGCCGGTGGAACGATGAAAACAGGTTGGAATAAGATTGACGAAAAAATGAATTATTTCAAAGATAGTGGAAAATGGATAGGAAATACGCGTGAGCTAACGGTTAGATCAACAGCATACTCAAACGACCCAGCAGAAAATGGTGCAAAGCCCGGTGAACATGTTTATACGAGTATGGGAGATGATTTAACTGCTAATCCAAATTTAAAAGTGATTGCTGTGGATACTTCAGTTATTCCACTTGGCTCGAATGTATATGTAGAGGGATATGGACCAGCTGGAGCTAGGGATACTGGTGGAGCTATTAAAGGGAATAAAATAGACGTATTTATACCTTCAAAGCAGGGAGTTTGGAACTGGGGAGTTAGAACAGTAAAGGTATATGTATTACCTTAAAGTCATTGTAGTTAATGTACATATTGTAAAAAATCATTATTACTATAGTAATATGTTTTTATTAGAAACAGCTTTTTCAAGCGAAGACTTGAAGAAGCTGTTTTGTTTAGTGTTGACGCACCAAATTCTCTATTTGTAAAGTCATAAGAAAATCAGGCTTCTTCGAAATATGTGCATTTTGTAGTTACAATCTTTTTCCTTCAAAATCCGACGAATATATTTTTAAGATTAAGAATATTCATAAAACTAACATCTCGTTTATCTCTGAAAATTAATAAAATATTAATATAAAAGATGAAAAAAGAGAGGATACCTTATGAAACTATTGAAATCAAAAGCATTATGGGGAGCGGTTGGAGCGATTGTTGTTGCTTCCACTATAGCTTACAATGTAGGTACGATTCCTGGTGATGCAGAAGTAAATGGTAAGGTTACTACATATAAGAGTCTAGTTAGTAATATCGAACAGAAAGAGAATTCACTGGATAAGACAGAAAAAGAATTAAAGACTACAAAAGAAGGTTTGGACAAGGTGAATGCAGAGTTAAAGCTTCGCTCTGCGGAATTCGAAGGGGCTAAAAAATTATTAGAGAACAAGACAAACATCGAGAATGAAATTAAGAACAAGCAATCTGAACTGGATGGTAAAAAGTCAGAGAT
This sequence is a window from Bacillus pseudomycoides DSM 12442. Protein-coding genes within it:
- a CDS encoding 2-oxoglutarate dehydrogenase E1 component, translated to MTRKNTTTNPWAKFHGPNLGYVIEQYDRYVTGEGSVDPELQELFETFGAPPFQADVVTGDNKETNFSPQNTGNIEKILKVVQLVEHIRSFGHTSAHINPMEEPADGQSLIEKAMNELSDVDLKAIPAKTVWADAPNDVHTAFDVINRLKDVYTKSLAYEFSHIQDSEERAWLHQMVESNSLRQPLTNKKRTALLKRLTAVEGFEQFLHKTFVGQKRFSIEGVDMLVPVLDEIILEGAKGGVNDVMIGMAHRGRLSVLAHVLEKPYSHMFAEFKHATIESDKSQDVINSSVGWTGDVKYHLGREQVVGSEEASTRVTLANNPSHLEFVNPVVEGYARAAQEDRKQAGYPEQDVSKSFVILVHGDAAFPGQGIVSETLNLSRLNAYQTGGTIHVIANNAIGFTTDSYDSRSTKYSSDLAKGFDIPIVHVNADDPEACLAAANLAIQYRMLFKKDFLIDLIGYRRYGHNEMDDPAVTQPQVYKKIKNHPTVRALYASQLEAAGVLNADEVETITQFIQEELKAEYAQVPPADTSDAAIHVKVPDVVAKGIQPIDTGLPLETLRAINEGLLTWPEGFNVYPKVKKILERRKDALEENGKIEWALAESLAFASILQEGTPIRLTGQDSQRGTFAHRHIVLHDTETNETYSPLHRLPNIRASFSVHNSPLSEAAVVGYEYGYNVFAPETLVMWEAQYGDFSNTAQALFDQYVSSGRAKWGQKSGLVLLLPHGYEGQGPEHSSARPERFLQLAAENNWTVANLTSAAQYFHILRRQASILGTEAVRPLVIMTPKSLLRHPLTASSGSQLSEGRFQPALEQENLGIKPNKVKRLVLTTGKMAIDLAAEIESGKHEYNLDEVHIVRIEQLYPFPAEKVQSIMKRFKNLEEIIWVQEEPRNMGAWHYMAPILFELAGDKLKTGYIGRPDRSSPSGGDPHAHRAEQELIVAHALDTKYNFRQDKQEIEVYSN
- a CDS encoding helix-turn-helix transcriptional regulator, coding for MENKMVEYRKKLGLSQEKLAEKLGVSRQTIISIEKGKYDPSLPLAFEIAKAFQTTIENVFIYEGKERE
- a CDS encoding permease yields the protein MSGFMILAGIMTHSAPPTPTYTLASMMIMCFCLSYLHPQFKEKDERMKLIRQKGMFYSFFALLIYFIIFSIGLHLEIIILTAGELLNMLAALTISTVFISFVVLSKRY
- a CDS encoding DUF3976 domain-containing protein, with product MQFLYAFGISIILMLFMYFFVRKDITKDNTLTKRGFYKLIGCLVAMFVGIIVLVVLVSKKL
- a CDS encoding 3D domain-containing protein encodes the protein GGVMKTGWLKYGENWYYLDEAAGGAMKTDWLKYGENWYYLDEVASGAMKTGWLKTGGSWYYLDAAASGAMKTGWLKYGENWYYLDEAASGAMKTGWLKYGENWYYLDEAVSGAMKTGWLKTGGSWYYLDAAASGAMKTGWLKYGVNWYYLDAVAGGAMKTGWLKEWSSWYYLDEAAGGTMKTGWNKIDEKMNYFKDSGKWIGNTRELTVRSTAYSNDPAENGAKPGEHVYTSMGDDLTANPNLKVIAVDTSVIPLGSNVYVEGYGPAGARDTGGAIKGNKIDVFIPSKQGVWNWGVRTVKVYVLP